Genomic segment of Streptomyces sp. NA02950:
CCTCCGAGGACCCCCCGATGACGTGGATGGAGCACGGCTCGAAGGGCCATGGCTCGATGGACCACGAGGGGATGGAGGGCATGGACGACGGCGGGCGGTACACCCCGCACGACGGCTCGCTGATGCCGGGCATGGCCACCAACGCCGAGCTGGACAAGCTGCGTTCGGCCAAGGGCAAGAAGGCCGAGGTGCTCTATCTGAAGCTGATGACCGCCCATCACAGGGCCGGGGTGGCGATGGCCCGGGGCGCGGTGGAGCTGGCCGAGGACTCCACCGTCACCCGGCTGGCCAGGACGATGGTCCAGGGGCAGCAGGCGGAGATCGCGCTGATGGCCGACATGCTCAAGGCGCGCGGGGCCCGCGCCCCGTCCTGAGCCGGGGCTCCCGATTCCCGCATCCGATTCCCGCACCGGACGCCCCGGCCCTCGCGGCCGGGGCGTCCGGCTGTCCGGCGGCGGCGCGGGCGCGGCGCCGGGACTCAGCCCAGCGGCGCCGGGGTGAAGGTGACCGGCATGGCGGCCACTCCGTGCATCAGGGCGGAGGAGTTCCACTGGAGCTCCTCCGGCGCCACGGCCAGCGTCACGTCCGGGAGCCGGTCGATCAGCACCTCGATCGCCGCCGTGGCGATGACCTCGGCCAGTTCGCGCCCGGGCTCCGGGCAGCCGTGCTCACCGTGGCTGAAGGACATATGGGCCTGGTTGCCCGACGCCCCGGCCCGGAAGTCCGGGCGGACGTTGGGGTCCGCGTTGGCCGCGGCCATCCCGAGGACGAGGCAGTCGCCCTTCCTGATGTGCTGTCCGCCGAGCGTGGTGTCCTCGGCGGCCCAGCGGCCGATGAAGTTGGGGACCGGGGTGTCCTCCCACAGCACCTCGTTGAGCGCCTGGCCGACGCTGCGGCGGCCGCCCGCCATGGTGACCGCGAAGCGTTCGTCGGTGAGCATCAGCCGCAGCGCGTTGCCGATCCAGTCCGCGGTGGGCTGGTGGCTGGCGTAGACGGTGCCGATCAGATCGTTGACGATCTCCTCGTCGGTGAGGCCCGCGGGGTGCGCGGCCAGCCGCTCGGGGATGCTGGGCACCGGGTTGACCCGGACCTTGGCCACCAGCGCCGCCATCCGGTCGTACATCCGCTGGTACGCGGCCGCCTGGTCCTCGCTGCCGTTGGCGAGGTCGAGCATGTCGCGCAGGAGGGCGGCCGATTGGGAGGCGTCCAGGCCGAACAGCCGGGTGACCACGCGCAGCGGGAGCCGGCCGGCGTAGTCGGCCACCAGATCGGCGCGGCCGCTGCCCGCGAAGGTGTCGATCAGTTCGTCGGCGACCCGTTCGCAGCCGGACCGCAGCTCGAACTGGTCCACCGAGGACAGCGCGTCGAACATCGCCTCGGACCGGCGCTGGTGCTCGGCGCCCTCGGTGAACAGCATCGTCGGGCGGTAGCCGACGAAGGTCATCAGCGGCCAGTCGGCCGGGATGCGGTCCCAGGCGTGCCAGCGGCGCGAGTCGCGGGCGAAGACCTTGGGGTCGGAGGTGACGCGGTGCAGCTCCCGGTAGCCGAGGACCAGCCAGGCGGGGACGTCGCCGTCGAGCAGGATCGGCGCGACGGGGCCGTGGTCCCGGCGGAGCTGCCGGTACAGCTCGTCCGGGTCGTCCTGGAAGCGTGCGGTGGGCGTGGGCACCGCGTCCGGGTGAAAGGGGCACTCCGGGCCGGGTGTTGCGGGCGCGGACGCCGGGGCGGGTGGGGTGAGCGGTTCGGCCGGGACGGGCGGGTTGTCCGCCGCGGCCGCGAGGGCGGGGTCGGGAGTCGTCACGCGGTGCTCTCCACGGCGGAGGTGGCGGACAGGGAGTAGAGATAGCGGGCCAGCGTGACCAGCACGGTCTTGCAGGAGTCGCGTTTACGGGCATCGCAGTCGATCACCGGGACCTCGGGCGGCAGATCGAGGGCCTCCCGCACCTCCTCCAGCGAGTGCTGTGGCTCGGTGAAGTTGTTGCGCGCCACGATGAACGGGGTGCCGTGGTGTTCCAGGCGGTCCAGCGCGTACCAGGAGTCGGCCAGCCGGTTGGTGTCCACCAGCACGACCGCGCCGAGGGTCCCGGAGAACAGCCGGTCCCACAGGAACCAGAACCGCTCCTGGCCGGGGGCGCCGAACAGATAGAGCACCATCTGCTCGTCGAGGCTGATCCGGCCGAAGTCGAAGGCGACCGTGGTGGTGGTCTTGTGCTGGACGAAGGAGGCGTCGTCGATCCCGATGCCCGCCTGCGTCATCGTCTCCTCGGTACTCAGCGGACGGATCTCGCTCACCGACTGGACCATCGTCGTCTTGCCGACGCCGAACCCGCCGACGATCACGATCTTGAGGCCGTCGCTCGCGCTCTCCCGCAGCGGGGCGCGTACGGCGCTGTCAGAGGTTCTGGAGTGCAACGAGCACCTTCTTCAGGGTTTCGGGCTCCGGCAGCCGCCCGCCGGGGCGGGCCGCGTGCGGATGGCGCGCGGTGATCCGGCCGGTGTCGAGCAGATCGCACAGCAGGATCTTGACGACGCTGACGGGCAGGTCCAGATACGAGGAGAGCTCCACGACCGACAGCGGACTGCGGCACATCCGGAGGATCTTGATGTGCTCGGACTGCATGCCCGGCACCGGCTCGCATTCGCTGACGATCAGCGTGACCATGTCGAAGACGCTCTCGTCGGCGCGGCTTCGGCCACTGGTGATGGTGTACAGCCGGTCCGGGTCCTCGTTGTCGAGCGCCCCTCGGATCATGCGTTGGTCCCGGCGGCGCCGCCCGCGGCCACCCGTGGCGCGGCCCGCAGATAGTCACCGATCTGCTCGACCAGCTCGTTCATGTTGTGGCCGATCACGCCGACATCGGCTTCGTCATGGGCCACGACGGCCAGATGGGCGCCCTCACCGGCTTCGACGATGAACAGGATTCCCCCGTGGAACTCCGTCATCGACTGCCGGACCCCGCCGCTGCCGTCGCCGAACTCGATGGACGCGCC
This window contains:
- a CDS encoding DUF305 domain-containing protein, which gives rise to MTGVRAGFGRASRQPLVAGVAAAVAVLTLVAVGVLWLMTDRSEGSTDTGTPSTTSAEAGFARDMAVHHQQAVEMSFIVRDRTDDEEVRRLAYDIINTQANQRGMMLGWLDLWGLDVTSEDPPMTWMEHGSKGHGSMDHEGMEGMDDGGRYTPHDGSLMPGMATNAELDKLRSAKGKKAEVLYLKLMTAHHRAGVAMARGAVELAEDSTVTRLARTMVQGQQAEIALMADMLKARGARAPS
- a CDS encoding cytochrome P450, translating into MPTPTARFQDDPDELYRQLRRDHGPVAPILLDGDVPAWLVLGYRELHRVTSDPKVFARDSRRWHAWDRIPADWPLMTFVGYRPTMLFTEGAEHQRRSEAMFDALSSVDQFELRSGCERVADELIDTFAGSGRADLVADYAGRLPLRVVTRLFGLDASQSAALLRDMLDLANGSEDQAAAYQRMYDRMAALVAKVRVNPVPSIPERLAAHPAGLTDEEIVNDLIGTVYASHQPTADWIGNALRLMLTDERFAVTMAGGRRSVGQALNEVLWEDTPVPNFIGRWAAEDTTLGGQHIRKGDCLVLGMAAANADPNVRPDFRAGASGNQAHMSFSHGEHGCPEPGRELAEVIATAAIEVLIDRLPDVTLAVAPEELQWNSSALMHGVAAMPVTFTPAPLG
- a CDS encoding ATP/GTP-binding protein codes for the protein MHSRTSDSAVRAPLRESASDGLKIVIVGGFGVGKTTMVQSVSEIRPLSTEETMTQAGIGIDDASFVQHKTTTTVAFDFGRISLDEQMVLYLFGAPGQERFWFLWDRLFSGTLGAVVLVDTNRLADSWYALDRLEHHGTPFIVARNNFTEPQHSLEEVREALDLPPEVPVIDCDARKRDSCKTVLVTLARYLYSLSATSAVESTA
- a CDS encoding DUF742 domain-containing protein; this encodes MIRGALDNEDPDRLYTITSGRSRADESVFDMVTLIVSECEPVPGMQSEHIKILRMCRSPLSVVELSSYLDLPVSVVKILLCDLLDTGRITARHPHAARPGGRLPEPETLKKVLVALQNL
- a CDS encoding roadblock/LC7 domain-containing protein, translated to MNTTDRSLDWLLENLLEKTPGSRHALVLSRDGLKLCLTSGLSVDQADQLAAIASGIQSLAHGASIEFGDGSGGVRQSMTEFHGGILFIVEAGEGAHLAVVAHDEADVGVIGHNMNELVEQIGDYLRAAPRVAAGGAAGTNA